A window from Triticum aestivum cultivar Chinese Spring chromosome 6D, IWGSC CS RefSeq v2.1, whole genome shotgun sequence encodes these proteins:
- the LOC123142144 gene encoding disease resistance protein Pik-2-like, whose protein sequence is MEFATGAMGAVLPKLGELLQEEYNLQTSVKQGIMELMSELEHMQAALEKVSNVPLDQLDGQVHIWACEVREMSYAIEDTLDSSMVCIKGFQPCMPHTFMGFINKTKNEIIMLKARREMANDIKHIKSQVSKVKERYDRYKIDDVVANPTTAIDPRLSALYNKVSDLVGIDKAMDELAKLSECLDVSEKELKAISVVGFGGWGKTTLAKAFYDKLKKRFDCWGFVPVGQNPDQRKVLRDILHELDKNKYKNITSSQMDIRQLIDELKRFLMNKRYLIVIDDIWDMSTWEIVKCALEESNPELGESKVESRIIVTTRICEVAEKVGGVYNIKLLSDDMSKQLFCRRLWGAKGTIHDDETSEVSTKILRKCGGVPLSIITIASLLVDKGREDWPKVYDAIGFGHEDNEAITNTRKILSFSYYDLPPYLKNCLLHLSIFPEDHLIKKRELIWICIAEGFIQCKQGLRLFDIGESYFNQLANRSMIRLTEGNSSTNYDGCRVHDMVLDLIRNLSMLRVLVLDNCDFSAGACRLEHLGRLVHLRYLGLVKTPVVELPVKIGHDLKFLQTLDIRGSDIEELPASVAEMSKLMCLRAYRITTIMAKIGKLTSLEDLELCVDECPNFVTQLRKLTEMRNLNIRIPELDESMSKALVESLCNLRRIQILMVMTEEYNDDGAWEAWAPPLELREVLLIGICLPRRPSWMDSTCCPHLSYLNFYVKEVREQDLRILGRLPVLRCLDMSIDNTPLAYTIGSDEFRNLRNIDPTIEIIFGREGGALPMLEDLKCCISVGNQDVRGLVPGNMPLLQHVYYELHGKGFTREEVELTEVALRHAATKVHPNRPGLAIDRCYCEYDSDQDDDSDLDDDSDEEVLSTSHEMDKSEWSRKRSLFEEGSTSRTAPSSDDKKQKTVQESRGDDDPPSSPHHDLKSAKVVRVSSAIAAQLGIKFGVHQTMVLEAIVKPNQQATCFIVGCIIYDKLKHYNWRIVQSQHNESSGYVYVKMRHDDLKKFHGKSYGWAGEQATFCMVKTILPISPDPVDEHQVVKIA, encoded by the exons ATGGAGTTCGCAACGGGGGCGATGGGGGCCGTCCTCCCTAAGCTAGGGGAGCTACTCCAGGAGGAGTACAACCTACAGACTAGTGTGAAGCAGGGTATCATGGAACTCATGTCTGAGCTCGAGCACATGCAAGCTGCCCTTGAAAAGGTTTCCAATGTGCCACTAGACCAGCTTGACGGACAGGTCCACATTTGGGCTTGTGAGGTCAGAGAAATGTCCTACGCCATAGAGGACACCCTTGACTCCTCTATGGTGTGCATCAAGGGTTTTCAGCCATGCATGCCCCACACCTTCATGGGCTTCATCAACAAGACCAAGAATGAGATCATCATGCTCAAGGCTCGCCGTGAAATGGCTAACGACATCAAGCATATCAAGAGCCAAGTTAGCAAGGTGAAAGAACGCTATGATAGGTACAAAATCGATGATGTTGTTGCAAATCCCACGACTGCGATAGACCCTCGTCTCTCGGCTCTGTACAACAAGGTCTCTGACCTTGTTGGTATTGATAAGGCAATGGACGAGCTAGCAAAGCTATCTGAGTGTCTTGACGTGTCTGAAAAAGAGTTGAAGGCAATCTCGGTTGTTGGATTCGGAGGATGGGGTAAGACAACTCTTGCTAAAGCTTTTTATGACAAACTTAAGAAGAGATTCGACTGTTGGGGTTTTGTTCCAGTGGGTCAAAATCCTGACCAAAGGAAAGTTCTTCGGGATATTCTCCATGAACTTGACAAGAACAAGTATAAAAACATTACCTCGTCACAAATGGATATAAGGCAGCTTATTGATGAACTAAAAAGATTCCTCATGAACAAAAG GTACTTGATAGTTATTGATGACATATGGGATATGTCAACATGGGAAATTGTCAAGTGTGCATTGGAGGAGAGTAATCCTGAACTGGGGGAGAGTAAGGTTGAAAGTAGAATAATTGTAACTACTCGTATTTGTGAAGTTGCTGAAAAAGTAGGTGGTGTTTACAACATAAAACTACTTTCAGATGATATGTCCAAACAATTATTCTGCAGAAGACTGTGGGGTGCTAAAGGCACGATTCATGATGATGAGACTTCTGAAGTGTCCACCAAAATTTTAAGGAAGTGTGGTGGTGTCCCACTATCTATAATTACAATAGCTAGCTTGCTTGTTGATAAAGGCCGGGAGGACTGGCCAAAGGTATATGATGCTATTGGATTTGGGCATGAGGACAACGAAGCTATTACAAACACAAGAAAGATATTGTCTTTTAGCTATTATGATCTTCCTCCTTACCTAAAGAATTGCTTATTGCACCTAAGCATCTTTCCAGAAGATCACTTGATTAAGAAAAGGGAGTTGATATGGATCTGTATTGCAGAAGGTTTTATCCAGTGTAAACAAGGGTTAAGATTATTTGACATTGGTGAGAGCTATTTTAACCAGCTTGCAAATAGAAGTATGATCCGGCTGACGGAGGGCAATAGCAGCACTAACTATGATGGTTGTCGTGTTCATGATATGGTGCTGGATTTAATACGCAACTTGTCTA TGTTACGAGTATTGGTCCTGGATAACTGTGATTTTTCTGCGGGAGCATGTCGCCTTGAGCATCTTGGCAGGTTGGTTCATCTGAGGTACCTAGGGCTGGTTAAGACACCGGTTGTGGAGCTTCCAGTGAAGATAGGACATGATCTCAAGTTTCTGCAAACCTTAGACATAAGGGGGAGTGACATAGAGGAATTGCCAGCCTCTGTCGCTGAGATGAGCAAACTGATGTGCCTGCGTGCCTACAGGATCACAACTATAATGGCTAAGATAGGGAAGTTGACATCTCTGGAAGATCTTGAGCTCTGCGTGGACGAGTGCCCAAACTTTGTCACGCAGCTGAGAAAGCTGACAGAGATGAGGAATCTAAATATTCGTATCCCTGAGTTAGACGAGAGCATGAGTAAGGCTTTGGTTGAGTCGCTATGCAATTTGCGCAGAATCCAAATTCTGATGGTCATGACTGAGGAATATAATGATGATGGCGCCTGGGAAGCCTGGGCACCGCCATTAGAGCTCCGCGAGGTGTTACTGATTGGCATATGTTTACCAAGGCGTCCATCGTGGATGGATTCCACGTGTTGTCCGCATCTGTCCTACCTGAACTTCTATGTCAAAGAGGTGAGAGAACAGGATCTGCGTATCCTCGGGAGGCTACCAGTGCTCCGCTGCCTCGACATGTCGATAGATAACACTCCCTTAGCATATACTATTGGTAGCGATGAGTTCCGAAACTTGAGAAATATCGACCCGACTATAGAGATCATATTTGGTAGAGAGGGGGGAGCGCTCCCAATGCTTGAAGATTTGAAATGCTGTATCAGCGTAGGAAATCAGGACGTCCGCGGCTTAGTACCGGGGAACATGCCTTTGCTCCAACATGTCTATTATGAACTTCACGGGAAGGGGTTCACTAGGGAAGAGGTGGAGCTGACCGAGGTAGCGCTGCGGCACGCGGCCACGAAAGTCCACCCCAACCGTCCTGGATTGGCTATAGATAGATGCTACTGCGAG TATGATTCCGACCAAGATGATGATTCCGACCTAGATGATGATTCCGACGAGGAGGTTTTGTCTACTAGCCATGAG ATGGATAAAAGTGAATGGTCAAGGAAGCGCTCATTGTTTGAAGAGGGTTCTACTTCTAGGACTGCTCCGAGTTCAGATGATAAG AAACAAAAAACTGTGCAAGAATCAAGGGGTGATGATGATCCACCATCATCACCCCATCATGATTTAAAATCAGCCAAGGTAGTGAGAGTATCCAGTGCTATTGCCGCTCAGCTCGGAATCAAATTTGGTGTTCACCAAACTATGGTTCTTGAAGCCATTGTTAAACCAAACCAACAAGCAACTTGTTTTATTGTTGGTTGCATAATATATGATAAGCTCAAGCACTACAACTGGCGCATTGTGCAGTCCCAACATAATGAAAGCAGTGGATATGTTTATGTGAAGATGCGACATGATGATTTGAAGAAATTTCATGGAAAGTCATATGGGTGGGCTGGAGAACAAGCCACTTTTTGTATGGTTAAAACCATCCTGCCGATTAGTCCGGATCCTGTAGATGAGCATCAGGTGGTGAAGATTGCATGA